GACGGAGGACAGCAGATCCGGACAGGTTTTGGTGACGGATTTCATAAGGAAGCAGAAGAAGTCCTGAGCGATTACATCGCACGGAAGAGACGACAGGATGATCATGTTTACGAGCCGGGTGAGATCACCGTCGGCGAAGTCCTGGTGCACTACGGTGAAGCCAAGATGAAGACGGTGCGCGACAAGGATCGTTTACTATACACAATTCAGGCTCTGTCGCCTTACTGGGGTGACCTGAAAGTGTCGGAAATCGACATCGATAGGTGTCGTGGTTACACGGCCTGGAGAAAATGTGCAGCTTGGACCGTTCGGCGCGAGATGACGACGCTGAATGCCGCGGTTAAATACGCCTTGGCGACGCGCAGGATCAGTTATGCTCCGATTGTGACCTTGCCGGAAAAGGGGGTTGCGAATGACCGCTGGCTGACTGAGGAAGAAGTGCAGCGTCTGTTGGGCGCTTCCGCACCGCACGTCCAGAGGTTCATCAAGATTGCGCTCTATACTGGGCGCCGCAAGACGGCGATCACGCGACTGAAGTGGATGCCTTCCCTGGATAGTGGTTGGGTCGACCTTGACACTGGTGTGATCCATTTTCTCGGCAAGGCCGAGGCTGAAACCAAGAAGCGCAAAGGCTTGGTCAGGATGCCCGCCACGCTCCACGAGGAAATGAAAACTTGGGCACAGGAGGGAAGCCACGTGGTGTCCTTTAAGAGCACCCCGATACACCGGATCGATAAGGCCTTCCGAGCCGCTGTCAAGCGCGCCGACCTGAAGGACGTAACGCCCCA
The nucleotide sequence above comes from Phaeobacter inhibens DSM 16374. Encoded proteins:
- a CDS encoding tyrosine-type recombinase/integrase encodes the protein MPRKRKPARLFQRKDDGAWVILDGGQQIRTGFGDGFHKEAEEVLSDYIARKRRQDDHVYEPGEITVGEVLVHYGEAKMKTVRDKDRLLYTIQALSPYWGDLKVSEIDIDRCRGYTAWRKCAAWTVRREMTTLNAAVKYALATRRISYAPIVTLPEKGVANDRWLTEEEVQRLLGASAPHVQRFIKIALYTGRRKTAITRLKWMPSLDSGWVDLDTGVIHFLGKAEAETKKRKGLVRMPATLHEEMKTWAQEGSHVVSFKSTPIHRIDKAFRAAVKRADLKDVTPHTLKHTAVTWAFKRGMTLEDATAYFATSRETLENVYRSYSPDALKKAAGIMDWKI